One window from the genome of Maylandia zebra isolate NMK-2024a linkage group LG18, Mzebra_GT3a, whole genome shotgun sequence encodes:
- the abhd8a gene encoding protein ABHD8, producing the protein MLTSITEGILCCLTGKTANLVLPLESSEPSDGFEYVEVKPGRVLRVRHIVPERQPIETEKQVAEKNNADVDCYDKDSPISNNDGDSGSIVHCKRKITVYRNGQLVIENLGDVLHSEILQCQDGDLEPCSTVEVELADYKDIASSPDPNPVPPPVPPPPGEHKPAPPPRRRRRKPKRTVLIDSKRMISSCKGTHSDVALFFVHGVGGSLDIWSSQLDFFSRLGYEVIAPDLAGHGASTAPQIAAAYTFYALAEDLRAIFKRYARKRNILIGHSYGVSFCTFLAHEYPDLVHKVVMINGGGPTALEPSLCSIFQLPSCVLHCLSPCLAWSFLKAGFARQGAKEKQLLKQGNAFNVSPFVLRAMMSGQYWPEGDEVYHAELTVPILLVHGMCDKFVPMDEDQRMAEILLFAFLKVIEEGSHMVMMECPETVNTLLHEFFLWEPDMSRKGSSKTDTEKAIAASDTLHTLKNSKPVNK; encoded by the exons ATGCTGACTAGCATCACTGAAGGGATACTGTGCTGCCTGACTGGGAAGACTGCCAATCTAGTCTTGCCCCTGGAGTCATCAGAACCCTCTGATGGTTTTGAGTATGTGGAGGTGAAACCTGGGAGAGTCCTGAGAGTGCGGCATATCGTCCCCGAGCGCCAACCcatagaaacagaaaaacaagttgcTGAAAAGAACAATGCAGATGTTGACTGTTATGATAAAGATTCTCCCATATCTAATAATGACGGCGACAGTGGCAGCATTGTCCACTGCAAGAGGAAGATCACAGTCTACCGAAATGGCCAGCTGGTGATCGAAAATCTCGGGGATGTTTTGCACTCTGAGATTCTGCAGTGTCAGGATGGGGATTTAGAGCCTTGCAGCACTGTAGAGGTGGAGCTTGCTGACTACAAAGACATAGCCTCTTCTCCAGACCCCAACCCTGTTCCTCCTCCAGTTCCTCCACCACCTGGGGAACATAAACCTGCTCCGCCTCCACGCCGCCGCCGTCGCAAACCCAAGCGCACAGTTTTAATAGACTCCAAGAGGATGATCTCGAGCTGCAAAGGAACGCACTCGGATGTAGCACTGTTCTTCGTGCATGGCGTCGGAGGATCTCTTGACATCTGGAGCAGCCAGCTGGACTTCTTCTCCCGCCTGGGCTACGAGGTCATTGCGCCAGATTTGGCAGGTCACGGAGCAAGCACAGCGCCACAGATTGCAGCAGCTTATACCTTTTATGCCCTCGCGGAGGACCTGCGAGCCATCTTCAAGAGATATGCTCGTAAACGCAACATTCTTATTGGCCACTCATATGG AGTGTCATTTTGTACCTTCCTGGCGCACGAATATCCCGATCTGGTCCATAAGGTAGTAATGATCAATGGAGGgggtcccacagctctggagcCCAGCCTCTGCTCCATCTTCCAACTGCCATCTTGTGTCCTTCACTGTCTGTCACCTTGTCTGGCCTGGAGCTTCCTCAA AGCTGGATTTGCCCGTCAGGGTGCCAAAGAAAAGCAGCTTTTGAAGCAGGGCAATGCCTTCAATGTGTCTCCGTTCGTTTTGCGAGCCATGATGAGCGGTCAGTACTGGCCCGAGGGGGACGAGGTATACCATGCCGAGCTCACTGTGCCCATTCTTCTGGTTCATGGCATGTGTGACAAGTTTGTGCCCATGGATGAGGACCAGCGGATGGCAGAG ATCCTCCTGTTCGCTTTCTTAAAAGTAATCGAAGAGGGAAGTCACATGGTCATGATGGAGTGTCCTGAAACTGTCAACACCCTCCTGCATGAGTTCTTTCTATGGGAGCCTGACATGTCAAGAAAAGGCAGCAGcaagacagacacagagaaggcGATCGCTGCCAGTGACACTCTTCACACGCTGAAAAACAGTAAACCTGTGAACAAATAA
- the mrpl34 gene encoding large ribosomal subunit protein bL34m, producing the protein MNIMLSSFSRLRGLTHVRSIPTADLTGTSYLRSFSSWIGPGAAARTQVFKASDTISSQAEGSGVFQQVPWQYQQVRTRKRGTEYQPKNIKRKRTHGWIKRISSQGGIEVILRRMLKGRKSLTH; encoded by the exons ATGAACATTATGCTGTCCTCATTTTCCCGACTGCGTGGTCTAACTCACGTGCGTAG CATTCCCACAGCAGACCTAACTGGAACCTCTTACCTTAGATCGTTCAGCAGCTGGATTGGTCCTGGAGCAGCTGCTAGAACACAGGTTTTCAAAGCTTCAGATACAATTTCTTCACAAGCTGAAGGTTCAGGAGTGTTTCAGCAGGTTCCCTGGCAGTACCAGCAGGTACGGACCCGGAAAAGAGGCACCGAGTATCAGCCCAAAAACATCAAACGAAAGAGAACCCACGGCTGGATCAAAAGGATCAGCTCACAAGGAGGCATCGAAGTGATTCTGCGGCGGATGTTGAAAGGACGGAAATCGCTCACACACTGA